The nucleotide window GGAAATACATTGTATTCTTATTATACATTAGCATATTATATTACAGGCCTATGGAACTTGGCTCAAGTGCACTCATAGGTCtaaagctcagttggtagagcatggcgcttgcaacgccagggttgtgggttcatttcccacggggggccagtatgaaaaatgtatgcactcactaactgtaagtcgctctggataagagcgtctgctaaatgactaaaatgtaaatgaaaaggaATTTTGAATTCTGCGTTCAACTATTAAAGCTTATATGCCTATAAACCTTATTCTCTGACAGtatttttattaaatatttttacatttttgttgcATCTCGTCTGTCAATCAAAATCAAtatttgtatttaaaaaaaaatctatattcgGATAATACATAGCCTATTCACTTATGCACTGTCTGAAACTACTTCTCTATGACCTAAGTTCTCATCTGTCTTGTGATGTTTTCCAGTGCCACCATGTTGACAAGGCTATTCAGCGAGGTTCTGCCGGATGTCCAGAAGCTCTCGGGTTGGGTGGAGGACAGCGAGGGCGAGGATTCCAAAACCAAGGAGGACGACCTGGATCACCTGGAAGACGACGACTTGGATGACGGCGACGCCAGAGAGGGAAGCAGCCGGGATCAGTCAGAGATGGCTggggatgacgacgacgacgatgACGTCGACGATGAGGATTGTGGGGATGAGAACGAGGGGGGAGACAAACCCAAAAAGCGCGGCCCAAAGAAACGCAAGATGACGCCAGCAAGGATTGAGCGCTCGAAGGTGCGGCGTCAAAAAGCCAATGCACGAGAGAGAACGCGCATGCACGATTTGAACTCTGCACTGGACAATTTGCGTAAAGTAGTCCCCTGTTATTCCAAAACGCAAAAACTCTCCAAGATAGAGACGCTGAGACTGGCTAAGAATTACATTTGGGCGCTCGGAGAGATATTGCGCAATGGTAAAAGGCCAGATGTGGTATCCTACGTGCAGACACTGTGCAAGGGCCTATCACAGCCCACCACGAATCTAGTTGCTGGTTGTCTGCAGCTCAACTCTCGGAACTTCTTGACAGAGCAGTGTCCTGATGGGGCCCGGTTCCATGTACCCAACTCCTCTTTCTCCGTGCACCCTTACTCCTACCAGTGTCCCCGTCTGTCTAGCCCTCAGTGCCAACCCGGCTCTAGTGGGCATATGAGGACCCATAACTACGGCTACGGCGACGCGGTCTACCCAGGGGCCGTCTCCCCGGAGTACAACAGCCCTGACTACGAGGGCCATCACAGTCCGCCTGTGTGCGTCAACGGAAACTTTTCCGTGAGGCAACAGGAGTCTGTGTCGCCAGATGCAGACAGGAACTATCACTATGCTATGCACTATTCTGGACTGTCTGCATCTCGCGCACCTGCTGCCCACGGCCTAGCGTTCGGCCCATCAGGAGTGCGCAGCGGTTCCGCGCACTCTGAAAACGTGCCGCCGCCGTTTCATGACGTTCACTTACACCATGACAGGGCGCCCGTGTACGAGGAACTGAACGCCTTCTTCCACAACTGAATCCTCCAAAACCCGAACAAACCTAGCGGACCCCTAAATACCCAAATGACAATCCTAATGTTATAATAGCCTACCCATTTTGACACTGGATGAGGTTTTTAGAGGACGGG belongs to Coregonus clupeaformis isolate EN_2021a chromosome 1, ASM2061545v1, whole genome shotgun sequence and includes:
- the LOC121557987 gene encoding neurogenic differentiation factor 2-like; the protein is MAWHHSWYVTHPALVEDATLLSPCVWGRDNTAKKHRARLQPHLLECPCRRGVDLDWPPGDGVNKRAFVPHRAPTRRATMLTRLFSEVLPDVQKLSGWVEDSEGEDSKTKEDDLDHLEDDDLDDGDAREGSSRDQSEMAGDDDDDDDVDDEDCGDENEGGDKPKKRGPKKRKMTPARIERSKVRRQKANARERTRMHDLNSALDNLRKVVPCYSKTQKLSKIETLRLAKNYIWALGEILRNGKRPDVVSYVQTLCKGLSQPTTNLVAGCLQLNSRNFLTEQCPDGARFHVPNSSFSVHPYSYQCPRLSSPQCQPGSSGHMRTHNYGYGDAVYPGAVSPEYNSPDYEGHHSPPVCVNGNFSVRQQESVSPDADRNYHYAMHYSGLSASRAPAAHGLAFGPSGVRSGSAHSENVPPPFHDVHLHHDRAPVYEELNAFFHN